One Chthoniobacterales bacterium genomic window carries:
- a CDS encoding helix-turn-helix transcriptional regulator, translating to MLRYVAIGRRNFTTSPVPLFSRMNWEFYAVTRGAAAPFFSNMEKPILRQRTLWLLKAKTSYGWRGDGKQCLRAAFHFSSVPPPVKQALGTRDFIAVKLTPKECGEVIDLAKSLEVHFRRPNQFSAMHCERALLTLSLMVLKDQKLQASLPYHQRDEDRLERAMAWYSIHLARNPLVEEVAEAVHMSGANLRLICKKLRGVSPRRLMKQIQIERASEILANTDDKLVQVARECGFQSVEDFCRVFKREKGVSADVWRRYT from the coding sequence ATGCTCCGGTATGTGGCCATTGGCCGAAGAAATTTCACAACATCCCCGGTTCCTCTCTTCTCGCGCATGAACTGGGAGTTTTATGCGGTGACGCGGGGGGCGGCAGCGCCTTTTTTTTCGAACATGGAGAAACCCATCCTGCGGCAACGGACACTTTGGCTCCTCAAAGCGAAAACGAGCTACGGATGGCGAGGCGATGGCAAGCAGTGCCTTCGCGCGGCGTTTCACTTCTCGAGTGTTCCCCCGCCCGTGAAACAAGCGCTCGGAACCCGCGACTTTATCGCGGTGAAGCTTACCCCGAAAGAATGCGGCGAAGTCATCGATTTGGCCAAAAGTCTGGAGGTGCACTTCCGCCGGCCCAACCAATTCAGCGCCATGCATTGCGAGCGCGCACTGCTCACGCTCTCCCTCATGGTGCTCAAGGACCAGAAACTCCAAGCCTCCCTGCCTTACCATCAGCGCGATGAGGACCGGCTTGAGCGGGCCATGGCTTGGTATTCCATCCACCTCGCGCGCAATCCGTTGGTCGAAGAGGTGGCAGAAGCCGTCCACATGAGCGGAGCCAACTTGCGTTTGATCTGCAAAAAACTTCGCGGAGTTTCCCCGCGCCGGCTCATGAAGCAAATCCAGATCGAGCGCGCCAGCGAGATTCTGGCGAACACCGATGACAAGCTCGTTCAGGTGGCGCGGGAGTGCGGTTTTCAAAGCGTCGAGGATTTTTGCCGAGTATTCAAAAGAGAGAAGGGCGTCTCGGCGGACGTCTGGCGCAGATACACTTGA